The Caldisericia bacterium genome segment ACCAACCACTCTGCTCCCAGGGTGAATTCTCAAGGAATAGGAGAGAGCTATGTGAAAAGTCTTATACTGATATCCAAAGAACTCTTCGAACTCCTGAAAGAGCTCTGAAGTGAGTGCTCTTTTGGCCGGCTCTAAAACTTTCTCGTATTCTCCTCTATGGGCCTCATAGAATTCCATAAAGTTGCTCTCCTTTGCAAAACTCACGAGAGCTCTATAAAACTCACTTAAAATGGGGTCATTTTCACTCATATTGCCAAGATAGGGCGTAGATGTCAGTTTTGCCGCAAATCCATTTATTGAGTAGTCTCTTATATAGTGAGGCAAATCTTTAGGAATTGTCTCTCTCATCAAATACACAGCAGGATGATCTCTGTAGGAATCAAAATATGCCAAAACATCGCTAATATAGCTCTGAGGAGCTATTATAAATGGGTCGCTCCCGTTAAATGCTAAGATATACACAATAGCAAAAAGCTCAAGATTTGGATTTACCTCGATGATTATTTCAGGAGCTTCTGCAGAGGCTTGAGGAAAAGTAGAGACAATAACAATGAAGAATAACACAAAGGATGCTCTCTTCATGGCCTCACCTTAATTTGTTGGAAAAGAAGATAAAAAATGTTTCCCTCTCACGAAATGCTATTCATCTCACGCGCCCGCTGGAGACTCCTTCCATCAGGGAGGGGTAGTTGACTTTATTTAATCACTATCTGGTAGGTTCCATAAA includes the following:
- a CDS encoding DUF4932 domain-containing protein, with the protein product MKRASFVLFFIVIVSTFPQASAEAPEIIIEVNPNLELFAIVYILAFNGSDPFIIAPQSYISDVLAYFDSYRDHPAVYLMRETIPKDLPHYIRDYSINGFAAKLTSTPYLGNMSENDPILSEFYRALVSFAKESNFMEFYEAHRGEYEKVLEPAKRALTSELFQEFEEFFGYQYKTFHIALSYSLRIHPGSRVVGEVAYYFGYVAFMPGQYAEIFYLFLATHEYSHTFINPLVSKYLAEFLELEYYLQEVRSEIAYATYDKHFDTNYVYLSENLVEALTNYLLLNFKHELVHDLPKYFVLR